In Cataglyphis hispanica isolate Lineage 1 chromosome 10, ULB_Chis1_1.0, whole genome shotgun sequence, a genomic segment contains:
- the LOC126852377 gene encoding prostaglandin E synthase 3 yields MTQESQIPPPPVMWAQRKDILFVTICLEDCKDPVIEIEPEKIYFKGEGGTDKKMHEVTINLYKEIEPSKTVKNLKGRTFELILAKKEEGPYWPRLIKDKTKAHWLKSDFNKWKDEDDTDDEGSPPDLEEMMRQMGGLSGSGDSKPNFDDLDELGDNEADSDDEDLPDLYD; encoded by the exons gatACCTCCTCCCCCTGTTATGTGGGCCCAaaggaaagatattttatttgttacaatCTGCTTAGAAGATTGTAAGGATCCTGTTATCGAAATTGAAccagaaaagatatattttaaaggagAGGGTGggacagataaaaaaatgcatgaagttacaattaatttatataaagaaatagagCCCAgtaaaactgtaaaaaatttgaaaggtAGAACTTTTGAATTAATTCTTGCTAAAAAAGAGGAGGGACCATATTGGCCACGGCTAATTAAGGATAAAACAAAGGCTCATTGGTTAAAGAGTGACTTTAACAAATGGAAGGATGAAGATGATACTGATGATGAAGGTAGTCCACCTGATTTAGAAGAG ATGATGCGACAGATGGGTGGTTTGAGTGGTTCTGGTGACAGTAAGCCAAATTTCGATGATTTAGATGAATTAGGAGACAACGAAGCCGACAGCGATGATGAAGATCTTCCCGATTTATACGATTAA